In Roseomonas fluvialis, one genomic interval encodes:
- a CDS encoding GNAT family N-acetyltransferase: MTSLAIREAVPADVPTIARFVRALAEYEKLAHEAKGTDADFHAAIFGTPQRAGCLVAEVNGEAAGIALYHWTFSTFLARHGRWLEDLWVEPAFRRRGIAKALFARLAKDTLAEGGGRLAWNVLDWNTPAIATYDAMGAEALKEWITRRLAGDALATLAQEAA, translated from the coding sequence GTGACCTCGCTCGCGATCCGCGAGGCGGTGCCCGCCGACGTGCCGACCATCGCGCGCTTCGTGCGCGCGCTGGCCGAGTACGAGAAGCTCGCCCACGAAGCGAAGGGCACAGACGCCGACTTCCACGCCGCGATCTTCGGCACGCCGCAGCGCGCGGGGTGCCTGGTGGCGGAAGTGAACGGCGAAGCTGCCGGCATCGCGCTGTACCACTGGACCTTCTCCACCTTCCTGGCCCGCCATGGGCGTTGGCTGGAAGACCTTTGGGTGGAACCGGCCTTCCGCCGGCGCGGCATCGCCAAGGCGCTGTTTGCGCGGCTCGCGAAGGACACTCTGGCCGAGGGCGGCGGGCGCCTCGCCTGGAACGTGCTCGACTGGAACACGCCCGCCATCGCCACCTACGACGCGATGGGCGCCGAGGCGCTGAAGGAATGGATCACGCGGCGCCTGGCCGGCGACGCGCTTGCAACCCTGGCGCAGGAGGCCGCGTGA
- a CDS encoding pyruvate dehydrogenase complex dihydrolipoamide acetyltransferase, which produces MATNILMPALSPTMTEGNLARWLKKEGDRVKAGDVIAEIETDKATMEVEAVDEGILGKIVVPDGTQGVKVNDVIAVLVDAGEAVPSGAPAAAPAPAAAAPAAAPAPAAAAPAALNPQPLPPSGGDRVFASPLARRMAQQAGVDLAGVKGSGPNGRIVKADIEAALSRGPAAAPAAAAPAPAAAPAPKPAATPFSTTAPHTAVPNSTMRKVIARRLSESKATIPHFYVTMDIEIDALLKLRGDLNARSPKDGPGAFKLSVNDLVIKATAATLRRFPACNASWTEDAIIQYHDVDISVAVSIPEGLITPIVRHADTKGLAAISAEMKDLAARAKSGKLKPEEFQGGGFSISNMGMYGVSDFSAIINPPQAGILAVSAGLQKPVVKDGALAIATVMTCTLSVDHRVIDGALAAEFMQALKRTIEDPLSLML; this is translated from the coding sequence ATGGCAACCAATATCCTGATGCCTGCGCTCTCCCCCACCATGACGGAGGGCAACCTCGCGCGCTGGCTGAAGAAGGAAGGCGACCGCGTGAAGGCTGGCGACGTGATCGCCGAGATCGAGACCGACAAGGCGACCATGGAAGTGGAGGCCGTGGATGAGGGAATCCTCGGTAAGATCGTCGTGCCGGATGGCACGCAGGGCGTGAAGGTGAACGACGTGATCGCGGTGCTGGTGGATGCCGGGGAGGCGGTGCCCTCGGGCGCGCCGGCTGCGGCACCCGCGCCAGCGGCTGCTGCACCCGCGGCGGCGCCTGCACCCGCCGCTGCGGCGCCGGCCGCGTTGAACCCGCAGCCGCTCCCGCCTTCGGGTGGCGATCGCGTGTTTGCCTCGCCGCTGGCGCGCCGCATGGCGCAGCAGGCCGGGGTGGACCTGGCTGGCGTGAAGGGCTCCGGCCCGAATGGCCGCATCGTGAAGGCGGATATCGAGGCGGCGCTGTCGCGTGGGCCTGCCGCCGCGCCGGCTGCCGCGGCACCCGCGCCCGCCGCCGCGCCCGCGCCGAAGCCGGCCGCGACGCCGTTCTCGACCACCGCGCCGCACACCGCCGTGCCGAACAGCACGATGCGCAAGGTGATCGCGCGCCGCCTGTCGGAATCCAAGGCGACCATCCCGCATTTCTACGTGACGATGGATATCGAGATCGACGCGCTGCTGAAGCTGCGCGGCGACCTCAATGCGCGGTCGCCCAAGGACGGGCCGGGGGCTTTCAAGCTGTCGGTCAACGACCTGGTGATCAAGGCGACGGCCGCGACGCTGCGCCGCTTTCCCGCCTGCAACGCGTCCTGGACCGAGGACGCGATCATCCAGTACCACGATGTCGATATCTCGGTGGCTGTCAGCATCCCCGAGGGGCTGATCACGCCGATCGTGCGCCACGCCGACACGAAGGGCCTGGCGGCGATCAGCGCGGAGATGAAGGACCTCGCGGCGCGGGCCAAGTCCGGCAAGCTGAAGCCGGAGGAATTCCAGGGCGGCGGCTTCTCCATCTCCAACATGGGGATGTATGGGGTCAGCGATTTCAGCGCGATCATCAACCCGCCGCAGGCCGGCATCCTGGCGGTCTCGGCCGGGCTGCAGAAGCCGGTGGTGAAGGATGGCGCGCTGGCGATCGCGACGGTGATGACCTGCACGCTGTCGGTCGACCACCGCGTGATCGATGGCGCGCTGGCGGCGGAATTCATGCAGGCGCTGAAGCGCACCATCGAGGATCCGCTGAGCCTGATGCTGTGA
- a CDS encoding pyruvate dehydrogenase complex E1 component subunit beta, producing MGAVILMPALSPTMTEGKLARWLKKEGDTVKSGDVIAEIETDKATMEVEAVDEGTITSIVVPEGTEGVQVNSPIAELDGGAGGAAAQTMHGITNKNERENEKMIADAGTAQRVDASVPAAPRTPEVQPERDWGPVKSITVREALRDAMAAEMRADKDVFLIGEEVGQYQGAYKISQGLLDEFGPKRVMDMPITEHGFTGMAVGAAFTGLKPIVEFMTFNFSMQAIDQIINSAAKTLYMSGGQLGCPIVFRGANGAASRVAAQHSQCYASWYAHCPGLKVVAPWSAADAKGLLRAAIRDPNPVIFLENEILYGQSFDCPTDENFILPIGKAKIERPGTDVTIVAFSIMVGMAMQAAEKLAEQGISAEVINLRSLRPLDTETIANSVRKTNRLVTLEEGWPFAGIGAEVAMQMMEVCFDHLDAPPVRVHGLDIPMPYAANLEKLALPRLEQVVDAAKRVTYK from the coding sequence ATGGGCGCCGTGATCCTGATGCCGGCGCTGTCGCCCACCATGACCGAGGGCAAGCTCGCGCGCTGGCTCAAGAAGGAAGGCGACACGGTGAAGTCCGGCGACGTGATCGCCGAGATCGAGACCGACAAGGCCACGATGGAAGTCGAGGCGGTGGACGAGGGGACCATCACGTCGATCGTCGTGCCCGAGGGCACCGAGGGCGTTCAGGTCAACAGCCCGATCGCGGAGCTGGATGGCGGTGCGGGCGGCGCGGCGGCGCAGACCATGCACGGCATCACCAACAAGAACGAGCGCGAGAACGAGAAGATGATCGCCGATGCCGGCACCGCGCAGCGCGTGGACGCCTCCGTCCCCGCCGCGCCCCGCACCCCCGAAGTGCAGCCCGAGCGCGATTGGGGCCCGGTGAAGTCCATCACGGTGCGCGAGGCTTTGCGCGATGCCATGGCTGCCGAGATGCGCGCCGACAAGGATGTGTTCCTGATCGGCGAGGAGGTCGGCCAGTACCAGGGCGCCTACAAGATCAGCCAGGGCCTGCTGGACGAATTCGGCCCGAAGCGCGTGATGGACATGCCCATCACCGAGCACGGCTTCACCGGCATGGCGGTGGGCGCGGCCTTCACGGGCCTGAAGCCGATCGTCGAGTTCATGACCTTCAACTTCTCGATGCAGGCGATCGACCAGATCATCAATTCGGCCGCCAAGACGCTGTACATGTCGGGCGGGCAGCTGGGGTGCCCGATCGTGTTCCGCGGTGCCAATGGCGCGGCGTCGCGCGTGGCCGCGCAGCATTCGCAGTGCTACGCGTCCTGGTACGCGCATTGCCCGGGGTTGAAGGTTGTCGCGCCGTGGTCCGCGGCCGACGCGAAGGGGCTGCTGCGCGCAGCCATCCGCGATCCGAACCCGGTGATCTTCCTCGAGAACGAAATCCTCTACGGCCAGTCCTTCGACTGCCCGACGGACGAGAACTTCATCCTGCCGATCGGCAAGGCGAAGATCGAGCGGCCGGGCACCGACGTGACCATCGTGGCGTTCTCCATCATGGTCGGGATGGCGATGCAGGCGGCGGAGAAACTGGCCGAGCAGGGTATCAGCGCGGAGGTCATCAACCTGCGCTCGCTGCGCCCGCTGGACACCGAGACCATCGCGAATTCCGTCCGCAAGACCAACCGCCTGGTCACGCTGGAGGAAGGCTGGCCCTTCGCCGGCATCGGCGCCGAGGTCGCGATGCAGATGATGGAAGTCTGCTTCGACCACCTGGATGCGCCGCCGGTGCGCGTGCATGGGCTCGATATACCGATGCCCTATGCGGCGAACCTCGAGAAGCTCGCGCTGCCCCGCCTCGAACAGGTGGTCGATGCCGCGAAACGCGTGACCTACAAGTAA
- a CDS encoding glycosyltransferase family 61 protein, with translation MIVPANRGGSVEHFYHFLFGYLLPFLDICHPLREHRRFLLRDCGPMNRLLRELDGFEIALLPTWQVLGSVLANNPSLGALPKLVAPGFDAPAAYDAAVLRRIRALVPELFAARLAAAAERHPQAASDRLVLMVDRAPQDPFYASPRSEKRGAGAQVRSIPNMAEIHAAVAARYEVLVVRLETLPFFEQVYLFSRAWRVVGQHGAGLAHMIWAREDAALVEAIPSPNGVPIGKVAYAAIFRGVCSKIGVRWHGILQEDNHVMLPPARVLKGLAALD, from the coding sequence ATGATCGTGCCCGCCAATCGCGGCGGATCGGTCGAACACTTCTACCACTTCCTGTTCGGCTACCTGTTGCCGTTCCTCGATATCTGCCACCCGCTGCGCGAGCACCGGCGGTTCCTGCTGCGCGACTGCGGCCCGATGAACAGGCTATTGCGGGAGTTGGACGGCTTTGAGATCGCCCTGTTGCCGACGTGGCAGGTCCTGGGCAGCGTGCTGGCGAACAACCCGTCGCTCGGTGCGCTTCCGAAGCTGGTCGCACCGGGCTTCGACGCGCCAGCGGCCTACGATGCCGCGGTGCTGCGCCGGATACGCGCGCTGGTGCCGGAACTGTTCGCCGCACGCCTGGCGGCCGCGGCCGAGCGCCACCCGCAGGCCGCGTCGGATCGCCTGGTGCTGATGGTCGACCGCGCGCCGCAGGACCCATTCTATGCCTCGCCGCGGTCGGAAAAGCGCGGCGCAGGCGCGCAGGTTCGCAGTATCCCCAACATGGCCGAGATCCACGCCGCGGTCGCCGCGCGCTACGAAGTGCTGGTCGTGCGGCTGGAGACGCTGCCCTTCTTCGAACAAGTGTACCTGTTCTCGCGCGCCTGGCGCGTGGTGGGGCAGCACGGCGCGGGCCTCGCCCACATGATCTGGGCGCGCGAGGATGCCGCGCTGGTCGAAGCGATCCCAAGCCCCAATGGCGTCCCGATCGGCAAGGTCGCCTACGCGGCGATATTCCGCGGTGTCTGCAGCAAGATCGGGGTGCGCTGGCACGGCATTCTGCAGGAAGACAACCACGTGATGCTGCCGCCGGCGCGCGTGCTCAAGGGGCTGGCGGCGCTCGACTGA
- a CDS encoding type II toxin-antitoxin system RatA family toxin, whose translation MPTHAETRVLRYTPEQMFDMVADVRRYPEFLPWCVGARILSRTDGELVADLTIGFKMFRETFRSRVTLERPDHIHVAYETGPFRYLNNHWRFRPVADGTEVDFFVDFEFRSRILQMAIGVVFNEAVRLMVRAFERRAMVLYGRTTAPVAPGTPAPSASR comes from the coding sequence ATGCCCACGCACGCCGAAACGCGCGTCCTGCGCTACACGCCTGAACAGATGTTCGACATGGTGGCCGATGTGCGCCGCTACCCGGAATTCCTGCCCTGGTGCGTGGGCGCGCGCATCCTCTCGCGCACGGATGGCGAACTGGTCGCCGACCTGACCATCGGCTTCAAGATGTTCCGCGAGACTTTCCGCTCCCGAGTCACGCTCGAACGCCCCGACCACATCCATGTGGCGTACGAGACCGGCCCCTTCCGCTACCTGAACAACCACTGGCGCTTCCGCCCGGTAGCCGATGGCACCGAGGTCGACTTCTTCGTCGATTTCGAATTCAGGTCGCGCATCCTGCAGATGGCGATCGGTGTGGTGTTCAACGAGGCGGTGCGCCTGATGGTGCGCGCCTTCGAACGCCGCGCCATGGTGCTGTACGGTCGCACCACGGCGCCTGTCGCGCCGGGCACGCCGGCCCCTTCCGCCAGCCGATAA
- the lpdA gene encoding dihydrolipoyl dehydrogenase — MAETFDLIVVGGGPGGYVAAIRASQLKMKVALVERENLGGICLNWGCIPTKALLRASEINHLLHSLDAYGFAADNVRFDFAKVVKRSRGVASQLSGGVKHLLKKNKVTVFDGHAKLAGPGKLSVTKDGKPVADLAAKHIILATGARARVLPGMEPDGKLIWSYREAMVAPALPKRLIVIGSGAIGSEFASFYLNMGSEVTLIEAMDRILPVEDAEVSAFVHKAFEKQKMKVITGAKVQGVRKEGDGVAAIVEVAGKVSEIKADRLISAVGIVGNVEDLGLEGTKVQVDRTHVVTDAMGRTGEPGIYAIGDLTGPPWLAHKASHEGIITVEAIAGMHPHAMDVLNIPGCTYCRPQVASVGLTEAAAKAKGFELKVGRFPFIGNGKAIAMGEPEGFVKTVFDAKTGALLGAHMVGPEVTEMIQGYTIARTLETTEAELMHTVFPHPTVSEAMHESVLDAYGRVIHI; from the coding sequence ATGGCCGAGACCTTTGACCTCATCGTCGTCGGCGGCGGCCCCGGCGGCTACGTCGCCGCCATCCGCGCCTCCCAGCTCAAGATGAAGGTCGCGCTGGTGGAGCGCGAGAACCTCGGCGGCATCTGCCTCAACTGGGGCTGCATCCCGACCAAGGCGCTGCTGCGCGCCAGCGAGATCAACCACCTGCTGCACAGCCTCGATGCCTATGGCTTCGCCGCCGACAATGTGCGCTTCGACTTCGCCAAGGTCGTGAAGCGAAGCCGCGGTGTCGCAAGCCAGCTCTCCGGCGGCGTGAAGCACCTGCTCAAGAAGAACAAGGTCACGGTCTTCGACGGGCACGCGAAGCTGGCGGGCCCCGGCAAGCTAAGCGTCACCAAGGACGGCAAGCCGGTCGCCGACCTGGCCGCGAAGCACATCATCCTCGCCACCGGCGCCCGCGCGCGCGTCCTGCCGGGCATGGAGCCAGACGGCAAGCTGATCTGGTCCTATCGCGAAGCCATGGTCGCGCCCGCGCTGCCCAAGCGGCTCATCGTCATCGGCTCGGGCGCGATCGGCAGCGAATTCGCGTCCTTCTACCTGAACATGGGCAGCGAGGTGACGCTGATCGAAGCCATGGACCGCATCCTCCCGGTCGAGGATGCCGAGGTCTCCGCCTTCGTCCACAAGGCCTTCGAGAAGCAGAAGATGAAGGTCATCACGGGGGCCAAGGTCCAGGGCGTGCGCAAGGAGGGCGACGGTGTCGCCGCCATCGTGGAAGTCGCCGGCAAGGTCAGCGAGATCAAGGCCGACCGCCTGATCAGCGCGGTCGGCATCGTCGGCAACGTGGAAGACCTTGGACTCGAAGGCACCAAGGTGCAGGTGGACCGCACCCATGTCGTGACCGACGCCATGGGTCGCACCGGCGAACCCGGCATCTACGCCATCGGCGACCTGACCGGCCCGCCCTGGCTCGCCCACAAGGCGTCCCACGAAGGCATCATCACGGTCGAGGCGATCGCCGGGATGCACCCGCACGCGATGGACGTGCTGAACATCCCTGGCTGCACCTATTGCCGCCCGCAGGTGGCCAGCGTCGGCCTCACCGAAGCCGCGGCCAAGGCGAAGGGCTTCGAGCTCAAGGTCGGCCGCTTCCCCTTCATCGGCAACGGCAAGGCCATCGCCATGGGCGAGCCCGAGGGCTTCGTGAAGACGGTCTTCGACGCCAAGACCGGAGCGCTGCTCGGCGCCCACATGGTCGGCCCGGAGGTCACCGAAATGATCCAGGGCTACACCATCGCCCGCACGCTCGAGACCACCGAGGCCGAGTTGATGCACACCGTCTTCCCGCACCCCACGGTGTCCGAGGCGATGCACGAATCCGTCCTCGATGCCTATGGTCGGGTGATCCACATCTGA
- the lipA gene encoding lipoyl synthase, translating into MTTRIEIDHRAVRTGAERHPEKAHRPDNPIQRKPAWIRVKAPTHPVYHETRALMREKNLVTVCEEAACPNIGECWSQRHATMMIMGETCTRACSFCNVATGIPKPLDTDEPRRVGEAVATLGLRHVVITSVDRDDLADGGAEHFAQTIRAIRACAPATTIEILTPDFLRKDGALEVVVAARPDVFNHNLETVPGLYPTIRPGARYYHSLRLLDRVKQLDPSIFTKSGIMVGLGEERIEVLQVMDDLRSADVDFLTIGQYLQPSVKHAAVDRFVTPDEFDDYAKAARGKGFLLVSATPLTRSSYHADRDFVALRSAREDALRDARSARLGVRA; encoded by the coding sequence ATGACCACCCGCATCGAGATCGACCACCGCGCCGTCCGCACGGGTGCCGAAAGGCACCCGGAAAAGGCGCATCGCCCGGACAACCCCATCCAGCGCAAGCCCGCCTGGATCCGGGTGAAGGCGCCCACGCACCCGGTGTATCACGAGACCCGCGCTTTGATGCGCGAGAAGAACCTGGTCACGGTCTGCGAGGAAGCGGCCTGCCCGAACATCGGCGAATGCTGGTCGCAGCGCCACGCCACCATGATGATCATGGGCGAGACCTGCACCCGCGCCTGTTCCTTCTGCAACGTCGCCACCGGCATCCCGAAGCCGCTCGACACCGACGAACCCCGCCGCGTGGGTGAGGCGGTGGCAACGCTGGGCCTGCGCCACGTGGTCATCACCAGCGTTGACCGCGACGACCTGGCCGATGGCGGCGCGGAACACTTCGCGCAGACCATCCGTGCCATCCGCGCCTGCGCGCCGGCCACCACCATCGAAATCCTGACGCCCGATTTCCTGCGCAAGGACGGCGCGCTGGAAGTCGTCGTTGCTGCGCGGCCCGACGTGTTCAACCACAACCTCGAAACCGTGCCCGGCCTGTACCCGACGATCCGGCCCGGCGCGCGCTACTACCATTCGCTACGCCTGCTCGACCGCGTGAAGCAGCTTGACCCCTCCATCTTCACCAAGTCCGGCATCATGGTCGGGCTGGGCGAGGAACGGATCGAGGTGCTGCAGGTGATGGACGATTTGCGCTCGGCGGATGTCGATTTCCTCACCATCGGGCAGTATCTGCAGCCGAGCGTGAAACACGCTGCTGTGGATCGATTCGTGACACCCGACGAATTCGACGACTACGCTAAGGCCGCGCGCGGCAAGGGCTTCCTGCTGGTCTCGGCCACGCCGCTGACGCGCAGTTCATATCACGCCGACCGCGACTTCGTTGCGCTGCGCAGCGCGCGGGAAGATGCCCTGCGCGACGCGCGCAGCGCACGGCTCGGGGTGCGCGCCTGA
- a CDS encoding amidohydrolase family protein: protein MGGFLTDDDLAQLRAADEENAMFPSPIPTQVASSDEFWPMPQTDKQKQVEARIKQMADEIGGAQGLGRRRFLQTAAGMAAAFVAMNEVHGPLYAVSRAEAQTPGAADARLATLRDQFIMDVHTHFLRPDTRIMTFVNARRAVGQAGWNPDLVGRDQTIQDLMEANWFKEVFLDSDTKVALISGAPSEEPIDWFLTNDMKFDARKRVNDAAGRRRVLSHAIFTPGQPGWMDEVERCIEQLRPDSWKGYTIGDNTNKHLAIHPWRMDDERLMYPFYERILRAGTNIVCVHKGLFPQQVTQQFPHLLPYAGVDDVGKAAKDWPQINFVIYHSAYRWTGGGGAGMGVEQFNRTGRVDWTTELSEIPAKYGVTNVYGDLGQIFAQTTVIEPGLCAALMGTLIRGLGADHVVWGTDAIWTGSPQWQIEALRRLEIPEAMQRQHGFAPLGPADGPVKTAIFGGTSARMYNYDWRRAGLEDDGVARVKRDYAATGGDRSNKVYGYVLAG from the coding sequence ATGGGCGGTTTCCTCACCGACGACGACCTCGCGCAACTGCGCGCCGCGGATGAGGAGAACGCCATGTTCCCCTCGCCGATCCCGACCCAGGTCGCTTCCTCCGACGAATTCTGGCCGATGCCCCAGACCGACAAGCAGAAGCAGGTCGAGGCGCGCATCAAGCAGATGGCCGACGAGATCGGCGGCGCGCAGGGCCTGGGCCGCCGCCGCTTCCTCCAGACCGCCGCCGGCATGGCCGCCGCCTTCGTCGCCATGAACGAGGTGCACGGCCCGCTCTACGCCGTCTCCCGCGCGGAAGCCCAGACACCCGGTGCGGCGGATGCGCGCCTCGCAACCCTGCGCGACCAGTTCATCATGGACGTGCACACGCATTTCCTGCGCCCCGACACGCGCATCATGACCTTCGTGAACGCGCGCCGCGCCGTCGGCCAGGCCGGCTGGAACCCCGACCTGGTGGGCCGTGACCAGACCATCCAGGACCTGATGGAGGCCAATTGGTTCAAGGAGGTCTTCCTCGATTCCGACACCAAGGTCGCGCTGATCTCCGGCGCCCCGTCGGAGGAACCGATCGACTGGTTCCTCACCAACGACATGAAGTTCGATGCCCGCAAGCGCGTGAACGACGCCGCCGGGCGCCGCCGCGTGCTTTCCCACGCCATCTTTACCCCGGGCCAGCCCGGCTGGATGGACGAGGTCGAGCGCTGCATCGAACAACTCCGCCCGGACTCCTGGAAGGGCTACACGATCGGCGACAACACCAACAAGCACCTGGCCATCCATCCCTGGCGGATGGACGACGAACGCCTGATGTACCCTTTCTACGAACGCATCCTGCGCGCAGGCACCAACATCGTCTGCGTGCACAAGGGGCTGTTCCCGCAGCAGGTGACGCAGCAATTCCCCCACCTCCTGCCCTATGCCGGCGTGGACGATGTCGGCAAGGCCGCGAAGGACTGGCCGCAGATCAACTTCGTTATCTACCACTCCGCCTATCGCTGGACCGGCGGCGGCGGCGCCGGCATGGGCGTCGAGCAGTTCAACCGCACCGGCCGCGTCGACTGGACCACGGAACTGTCGGAGATCCCGGCGAAATACGGCGTCACCAACGTCTATGGCGACCTCGGCCAGATCTTCGCGCAGACCACGGTGATCGAACCAGGCCTCTGCGCCGCGCTGATGGGCACGCTGATCCGCGGGCTCGGTGCCGACCACGTGGTCTGGGGCACGGACGCGATCTGGACCGGCTCCCCGCAATGGCAGATCGAGGCGCTTCGGCGGCTGGAAATCCCGGAGGCGATGCAGCGCCAGCACGGCTTCGCACCGCTCGGGCCCGCGGACGGGCCGGTCAAGACAGCGATCTTCGGCGGCACCTCGGCGCGCATGTACAATTACGACTGGCGTCGCGCGGGGCTCGAGGATGACGGCGTCGCGCGCGTGAAGCGCGATTACGCCGCAACGGGCGGGGATCGCAGCAACAAGGTGTATGGGTACGTGCTGGCGGGGTAG